From the Nocardiopsis changdeensis genome, the window CCCCCACACATCCAGGTCCTGCGGGTCTTCCTGGCCGACCCCGACCGTCCGCGGTTCGGCTACGACCTCATGCAGACCACGCGGTTCCCCAGCGGCAGGCTGTACCCGGCCCTGGCCCGCCTGAAGCGGGACGCCTGGATCACCGGCACGTGGGAGGACATCAACGAGGACGAGGCGGGCCGCCCAGCCCGCCGCAGCTACCGGCTCACCGCAGCTGGTCGCGTGCACGCCCGCGCCCTGGTCGACGCCCGGGACGCCGCCGCGGCCGCACCCGACCAGCGGCCGACCCTGGAGGCCGCCCGGAACCGCGCCGACGCCCTGATGGGCCGACCCGGCCCCGACGCGGACGGCTACGCCGATGCGTTCACCGATACCGCCCGCGAGGTACTGGCGGCTCTGCTCTACGCCGCCGCCGTGACCGAGGCCGATCCCGAGCAGGTGCGCCGGTGGGCGAGCACCTACAGCCTGGAGCCGTACGAGCTGCTCCGGGCCCGCACCTCCGGTGAGGCCGAGGACCCCGACGCCCGCACCGCCTGCATCGAACTGCTGCGCGTCTACCAGCAGATGCCCGACCGCTCACGGAGCGCGGTCATGATGCAGGTCGCCGCCGCCCTGGACAACCTCAAGAACTGACCCGTCCCCGCCCGGGGGCGCCCGCCCCCGGGCCACCGAGAAGAAGGAGAAGCATCATGTTCGGACGACTCAGCCGCGGGGAGATCTCCGGCATCAACGAGGACGGCGCCACCTGCTGGTGCGGCGCCGACATCGTCAGCGGCACCAGCAAGTTCGAGAAGCGCACCAGCGGCCCCGACCTGTACGTCCGCGAGCTGACGTGCGCGAACAGCCACGTCGAGACCCGCAAGAGCGACGGTGGCTGATGGGCGGCTACGACTACGCGGCCGACACCCGGCCCGAGCATTTCGTCCGCGTGACGTGGGAGGACCCCTACGACACGATCCATGACGCCGTCAAAGCCGACAGCCCGGAACAGGCGCTGGCGGCCGCCCGCGCCAACTGGCCCGGCGCCGACGTCATCCTGGCCGGCCCCCAGGGGGAGCGGTGACCCTGGCCGCAGTGGTCTTCATCGTCGCCCTGGCCGCCCTGGTGGTGGGGATGTGGACGTGGCAGATCCGCCACGTCATCCGCACCGCCCCCGCGGCCGCCGCCATCGGTGTCCGGTGGCGGGTACGCGACCGGGCCGACGCCGCGGACCTGGACGCCCTGCGCGCCCACCTGGCCCTGGAGGCGATGCACCAGGCCCGCCGGACCTGCGGCGCCCACCTCACCGTCGCGGAGATCTCCGCCGCGGCGGCCGACCCGCAGGGCGCGGCCGCCCGGTTCCGGCGGGAGGGCACCCCGGACGCCTACGCGGCCGCCCGGGACCTGGAGGACCTGGCCCGGCAGGCCGACCGGGAGGCGATCACCGCGGTGATCACCTGGGCCCTGGAGCAGGAAGGCCGCTCCAAGAGCAGGAAGGCCCGCGGCTGAGACCGCGGCCGCCACCCCCACCCGAAACGACGAAGGGAAGAGACCATGCCACCTCAGATCCGCATCTCACGGGCGGTGCGGACCTTGGAGGCGCGCCGCACCTCCCAGGCCGACGCGCTGGCGGCACTGCTGCGCCAGATCCACGAGGCCCAGGCCATCGGGCGTCTGCCCCGGCTGGTCCGGGAGAGCGCCCAGGCTCTGGCCGAGGAGATCACCGCGCCGGCGCCGCGCGGATGGAGGCGCCTGCTGGACAGGTCCCCCGCGGGCCGCGAGGCGGCCGCCGTGGCGGTGCTGCTGCGCGCCGTCGAGGCCGACCGGGACCAGGCGGGCCTGCCCGTGCGGCGCGCCGCCCAGCGGCTGGCCCGCGTGCTGTCCGTGAGCCGGATCCCTGCCGGCGCTGCCTGACCCCTATGAGGACCGAGGGCCGCCCCACCGGCAAAGAGGGGGCGGCCCCGGCGAACACTCCCCCCGGCTCTGACGAGGAACAAAGAGGAGCGGTATCCATGATGACCCAGGACGACACCCCGCCGGACCGCCCGCCCCGCACGGGGGTGCGCGCGGCCTCGCCCGCCGAGCGGCACCGTGATCACGGACCGGTGACCGGGCCCCTGCACGCCGACGCCTGCGCGGCTGGACGCGAACGGTACGGCCAGCCCCCGACCTGCTGACGACCCTGCCGGGCCCCGGCCTTCCCGGGGCGGGGCCCGGCCCTCAGATACGGAGCAGCATCATGGACCACCCCGACCACTCCCCCAGGCCCGACCTACCCCGCGCCCGCGCGGCCGCGGCCGACCTCTACGCCCAGGTCATCAGGCCCGATCCCGACCCGATCGTCCTGGAGGCCGCACGCGTCCTGGCGGCGCTGTGGACCGCGGCCGAGCTTTCCGGCGGCGGAGACGAGCACGTGGAGCACTGGCTCACCAACGCGCCGGACCTGTCCGTGCCGCGCCGTATCCTCGGTGCGCATCGGGTCGGTGCGTGCGGTGCCTATCCCGGCCGCCTGGTCGCCGCTGACCTGGCCGCCTATGACCACGCCCGCCCCGAGCACTGCCAGGCCGTCCGTGCCGCCATCATGGCGGCCCTGACCGTGGCCACGGTCGTTTCGTGACGCGCAGCCCCGGCGCCGGCAGCCCGGGCTGAGCCCGTCCGCGCACCGTCGCGGAGGCGGCCGCCATGGAGGGGCCGCACCCCTTGTCCCCGCGGTAGCGGGGTGGCCCACACCGGGCCCTCACAGCACCCCGACCCGAGGAGAAGACCAGTGCCGTACACCACCAAGCACCACGCGTTCGTTGACTTCGTGCCCGATGACGACACGGATACCACTCTGCGGTACTACCTGCTCAGCCACACACCAGGGGCCGGTTTCGTCTGGCGTCAGCTGGCCGTGGAGCAGTACACGGCGCAGGTCGAGGACATGAAGGTCGAGCACGCCACCGGCCACCGGGTCACCGCGCGCCGCACTCGGGCCATGCCCCGCGTGGCCTACTACGGGAGCGTCCCCATCGTGCAGCTGGTGGGCGAGGACGGTGTGACCGCCGAGGAGGCGGAGAGGTTCTTCCAACAGGAGATCCAGAACCTGCTGGAAGATGACGACGTGTTCGGGATCGAGGAGTCGATGCTGCCCGGCGTCCAGCACGGGCACGGGTGGCCGCCCTTGTCGTTCATCGAGTTCGTGGAGAGGTTCCGCACCGACGAGCCCCAGCCGGGCGAGGAGATCGGCAAGGAGGACTTTCGCGAACTGCCCTACCACGAGCAGTTCCCACGTGGGCTGTTCGGGATGGACTACGAGGCGTAGCCGCCGGGGGGCCGTCCCCCGCCCGCGGTGACCGCCACGGTCACCGCAGGCCGCTCCGGTGACCGTGGCGGTCACCCGAACGTAGCCCTCCGGCTACGGTCGGACCCGGAAAATGCAGAACCGGTGCACCGCGCGGAGCGGTGCACCGGTCAAAGTAGAGGTGGCGGTGGGTTCGGCCCCGCAGGGCCGGTGGTGTTCCCACCGCCATCGCATCTCATACCCGCCCCGAGAAGAGACGAAGGTAGGAGTTGGCCACCATGGTAGCCCAGGAGTCCGGTGCCGGCACCGGCCGCGAGCCGGTGACGGTCGCCGACATCGCCCGCCTGTACCGGCGCTCCGCGAGAGTGGTCCGCGAGAAGTGGGTGCGCACCGACGCGTGGCAGAGCACGGTCCGCGTGGTCGGCAAGCGGGGGCGGTGGCGGCTGTACGACGCCGACGACGTCGAGGCGTTCGCGCGCCAGCGGGTGTGGCTGCCCCCTCGGGACACCGACGTGCCCCCCGGTCGGCTGCTGGACCAGGCCGCCATAGCCGAGTACACCGGCATCGACATCTCGGCGGTGTGGTCGGACGTCTCCCGCGGCCGCTTGGGCGAGCCCGACGACACGCGCGACGGCGTGCGACGGTGGAAGCGCAGCACCGTGGACGAGCACTTGTGGGCGCGCCAACGCAAACACGAGGGCTGAGTCAGAAAATAGCGCGTTGACCAGCAGAAATAGGAGGGTCGAGGCCGCCGATTGACTTGCAAAAGGTGGGGTCTTCCTTGTAAAATGGGTTGTGTTGGTGGGGGGTGGTGCTCCCGCCGACCGCATCGCATATCCGACGAGAAAGAGAAGGCATGCGCCCGATCAAGATCACAGACCCCAAGGGCGTCATCGCGGCGATCCCCTACCTCCTGGGGGAGCCCCC encodes:
- a CDS encoding PadR family transcriptional regulator — protein: MNTPNWTPDWWRRLFGAAEPPHIQVLRVFLADPDRPRFGYDLMQTTRFPSGRLYPALARLKRDAWITGTWEDINEDEAGRPARRSYRLTAAGRVHARALVDARDAAAAAPDQRPTLEAARNRADALMGRPGPDADGYADAFTDTAREVLAALLYAAAVTEADPEQVRRWASTYSLEPYELLRARTSGEAEDPDARTACIELLRVYQQMPDRSRSAVMMQVAAALDNLKN